One window of the Bradyrhizobium sp. NP1 genome contains the following:
- a CDS encoding cytochrome b/b6 domain-containing protein, giving the protein MSSLAAAESHATREPARVIQPAWVRTMHWINAFAMILMIMSGWQIYNASPLFDFRFSSNITLGGWLGGALLWHFAAMWLLVINGLVYFIVGLATGRFRRKLLPITPGGVLSDLKAALTFKLSHDDLAKYNYVQKVLYAGILLVGVVIVLSGLSMWKPVQLHWLVSLFGGYDVARFVHFVCMSLIVAFLIVHVVLALLVPRSLRAMIIGR; this is encoded by the coding sequence ATGTCCAGCCTTGCAGCCGCCGAAAGCCACGCCACGCGCGAGCCGGCCAGGGTGATTCAGCCCGCCTGGGTGCGGACCATGCACTGGATCAACGCGTTCGCGATGATCCTGATGATCATGTCGGGCTGGCAGATCTACAACGCCTCGCCGCTGTTTGATTTCCGCTTCTCGTCCAACATCACGCTCGGCGGCTGGCTCGGCGGCGCGCTGCTCTGGCATTTCGCCGCGATGTGGCTGCTCGTGATCAACGGCCTCGTATATTTCATCGTGGGGCTGGCCACCGGCCGCTTCCGCAGAAAACTGCTGCCGATCACGCCTGGCGGCGTGCTGTCCGATCTGAAGGCCGCGCTGACCTTCAAGCTGTCGCATGACGACCTTGCGAAGTATAATTACGTGCAGAAGGTGCTCTATGCCGGCATCCTGCTGGTCGGCGTCGTCATCGTGCTGTCGGGCCTGTCGATGTGGAAGCCGGTGCAGCTCCATTGGCTGGTGTCGCTGTTCGGCGGCTACGACGTGGCACGCTTCGTCCATTTCGTCTGCATGTCGCTGATCGTCGCGTTCCTGATCGTCCATGTCGTGCTGGCGCTGCTCGTGCCCAGGAGCCTGCGCGCGATGATCATCGGCCGCTGA
- a CDS encoding molybdopterin-dependent oxidoreductase has protein sequence MARKRSLLIPGVDKRLLIKDAIKVMPDLSRRRFLTGGASLGALTLLAGCDVVDSSSAEEVLKKVSKFNDAVQAWMFNPDALAPEFPESAITRPFPFNAYYDLDDAPEIDGKDWKLEVRGLVDNKKSWTLEELYKLPQVKQVTRHICVEGWSAIGSWTGTPLRDFLKLIGADTRANYVWFQCADREGYNSPLDMRTALHPQTQMTFKFADDILPRAYGYPMKIRVPTKLGFKNPKYVISMEVTNDYKGGYWEDQGYNSFSGN, from the coding sequence ATGGCCCGCAAGCGTTCCCTCCTCATTCCCGGTGTCGACAAGCGCCTCCTTATCAAGGATGCGATCAAGGTGATGCCGGACCTGTCGCGCCGGCGCTTCCTCACGGGCGGCGCGAGCCTTGGCGCGCTGACCCTGCTCGCGGGCTGCGACGTGGTCGATTCCTCTTCCGCCGAGGAGGTGCTGAAGAAAGTCTCGAAATTCAACGACGCGGTGCAGGCCTGGATGTTCAATCCCGACGCGCTGGCGCCGGAATTCCCGGAGAGCGCGATCACCAGGCCGTTCCCGTTCAACGCCTATTACGATCTCGACGATGCGCCTGAAATCGACGGCAAAGACTGGAAGCTCGAGGTGCGCGGCCTCGTCGACAACAAGAAGTCCTGGACGCTGGAGGAGCTCTACAAGCTGCCGCAGGTCAAGCAGGTCACGCGCCACATCTGCGTCGAGGGCTGGAGCGCGATCGGAAGCTGGACCGGCACGCCGCTGCGCGATTTCCTGAAGCTGATAGGCGCCGACACTCGCGCCAATTATGTCTGGTTCCAGTGCGCCGACCGCGAGGGTTACAACTCGCCGCTCGACATGCGCACGGCGCTGCATCCGCAGACCCAGATGACGTTCAAGTTCGCCGACGATATCCTGCCGCGCGCCTACGGCTATCCGATGAAGATCCGCGTGCCGACCAAGCTCGGCTTCAAGAATCCGAAATATGTGATCTCGATGGAGGTCACCAACGACTACAAGGGCGGCTACTGGGAAGACCAGGGCTACAACTCGTTCAGCGGA